The following coding sequences lie in one Lelliottia jeotgali genomic window:
- a CDS encoding putative outer membrane lipoprotein YfeY, which produces MKSLRLVLCALPLVLTGCSTLSSISSINWSAAYPWNWFGSSFEVTEKGVGNINATTALDQDAIQSELSSDYRLRSGMKTENGTIVHYFEALKDDKLALIITGDKGTVNRVEVLDSDVETDSGVKVGTPFSDLYQKAFGNCESAVADDKVAVECKAKDSQHIRYVFTGEWSGPEGLMPADDTLKNWKVSKIIWTQ; this is translated from the coding sequence ATGAAATCGCTGCGTTTAGTTTTATGCGCTTTGCCGCTGGTATTAACCGGGTGTTCAACGCTCTCGTCAATCTCCTCCATCAACTGGTCGGCGGCGTATCCGTGGAACTGGTTTGGTTCCTCATTTGAAGTGACCGAAAAGGGCGTCGGGAATATCAACGCGACAACCGCCCTGGACCAGGATGCCATCCAGTCAGAGCTCAGCAGCGACTACCGCCTGCGCAGCGGTATGAAAACCGAGAACGGCACCATCGTGCATTACTTCGAAGCGCTGAAAGACGACAAACTGGCGCTGATTATCACCGGCGATAAAGGCACCGTGAACCGCGTTGAGGTGCTGGACAGCGATGTGGAAACCGACAGCGGCGTCAAAGTGGGCACACCGTTTAGCGACCTGTATCAGAAAGCATTCGGCAACTGCGAAAGCGCGGTGGCGGACGATAAAGTCGCCGTGGAGTGTAAAGCCAAAGACAGTCAGCATATTCGCTATGTTTTCACCGGCGAATGGAGCGGTCCGGAAGGGTTGATGCCTGCTGATGACACCCTCAAAAACTGGAAAGTCAGCAAGATTATCTGGACGCAGTAA
- a CDS encoding Coproporphyrinogen III oxidase, aerobic, whose translation MKPNTEQVKAFLLQLQDTICQQLAAVDGGEFQEDNWQREAGGGGRSRVLRNGGVFEQAGVNFSHVHGDAMPASATAHRPELAGRSFEAMGVSLVVHPHSPFVPTSHANVRFFIAEKPGADPVWWFGGGFDLTPYYGFEEDAIHWHRTSRDLCLPFGEDIYPKYKKWCDDYFYLKHRDEQRGIGGLFFDDLNTPDFDTAFAFMQAVGEGYTEAYLPIVERRKDTDYGVREREFQLYRRGRYVEFNLVWDRGTLFGLQTGGRTESILMSMPPLVRWEYNFEPKEGSPEAALSEFLKVRDWV comes from the coding sequence ATGAAACCGAATACTGAGCAGGTCAAAGCGTTTCTGCTGCAATTACAGGACACAATTTGCCAGCAACTGGCTGCCGTTGACGGCGGTGAGTTTCAGGAAGATAACTGGCAGCGCGAGGCCGGCGGCGGCGGACGTAGCCGCGTTCTGCGTAACGGCGGCGTGTTTGAGCAAGCGGGCGTCAATTTCTCTCACGTCCACGGCGACGCAATGCCTGCGTCTGCCACCGCGCATCGCCCGGAACTTGCCGGACGTAGCTTTGAAGCGATGGGCGTGTCACTGGTGGTGCATCCGCACAGCCCGTTTGTGCCGACCAGCCACGCCAACGTGCGCTTTTTCATCGCCGAGAAGCCGGGTGCCGATCCGGTGTGGTGGTTTGGCGGCGGATTCGATTTAACGCCTTATTACGGTTTCGAAGAAGACGCCATTCACTGGCACCGCACCTCGCGCGACCTGTGTCTGCCGTTTGGCGAGGACATTTATCCAAAGTACAAAAAGTGGTGCGACGACTATTTTTATCTCAAGCACCGGGATGAACAACGTGGGATTGGCGGGCTATTTTTCGACGATCTGAACACGCCGGATTTTGATACCGCATTTGCCTTTATGCAGGCGGTGGGTGAAGGCTATACGGAGGCCTATCTGCCGATTGTTGAACGACGCAAAGACACCGATTACGGCGTGCGCGAGCGTGAGTTTCAGCTGTATCGTCGCGGGCGTTACGTAGAATTTAATCTGGTGTGGGATCGCGGAACGCTGTTTGGCCTGCAGACCGGCGGGCGCACGGAGTCGATTCTGATGTCGATGCCACCGCTGGTGCGCTGGGAATACAATTTTGAGCCAAAAGAAGGCAGCCCGGAGGCTGCCTTGAGTGAGTTTCTGAAAGTTCGGGACTGGGTTTAA
- a CDS encoding Acetyltransferase YpeA, which produces MEIRVFRQEDFEEVITLWERCDLLRPWNDPEMDIERKVNHDVSLFLVAEVNGEVVGTVMGGYDGHRGSAYYLGVHPEYRARGIANALLNRLEKKLIARGCPKIQIMVREDNDVVLGMYERLGYEHADVLNLGKRLIEDEEY; this is translated from the coding sequence ATGGAGATACGCGTTTTTCGCCAGGAAGATTTCGAAGAGGTGATTACCCTTTGGGAACGCTGCGATCTGCTGCGTCCGTGGAACGATCCGGAAATGGATATCGAACGTAAGGTGAATCACGACGTGAGCCTGTTCCTGGTTGCTGAAGTGAACGGCGAAGTCGTGGGCACGGTGATGGGCGGTTACGACGGACATCGCGGCTCGGCGTATTATCTGGGCGTACACCCGGAATATCGCGCGCGCGGCATTGCCAACGCGCTACTCAATCGTCTGGAAAAGAAGCTGATTGCGCGCGGCTGTCCGAAAATTCAGATAATGGTGCGCGAAGACAACGACGTGGTGCTCGGCATGTACGAGCGTCTGGGCTATGAACATGCTGATGTCCTGAACCTCGGTAAGCGCCTGATCGAAGATGAAGAATACTGA
- a CDS encoding Inner membrane protein YfeZ, producing MKNTEFHPAHYDSQGRVKLPFLFWCVLLLQARTWVLFVVAGASRDQGSTLLNLFYPDHDNFWLGLLPGVPAVLAFLLSGRRQLFPRLWYSLRWLLILAQVVLLCWQPLLWFYGEPMSGIGIALVVADIVALLWLLTHPRLRASFAIEKD from the coding sequence ATGAAGAATACTGAGTTTCACCCGGCCCACTATGACAGCCAGGGCCGCGTCAAATTGCCGTTTTTGTTCTGGTGCGTTTTGCTCTTACAGGCACGAACCTGGGTACTGTTTGTGGTAGCGGGAGCATCCCGCGATCAGGGCAGTACGCTGCTGAATCTGTTCTATCCCGACCACGATAACTTCTGGCTCGGACTGTTGCCTGGCGTCCCGGCAGTGCTGGCGTTTTTACTTAGCGGTCGTAGGCAACTTTTTCCACGCCTGTGGTACAGCCTGCGCTGGCTGCTGATTCTGGCCCAAGTGGTGCTGTTATGCTGGCAACCGCTGCTGTGGTTTTACGGTGAGCCAATGAGCGGTATTGGCATCGCGCTGGTGGTGGCGGATATTGTCGCACTGCTTTGGCTGCTGACCCATCCGCGTCTGCGCGCCAGTTTCGCCATCGAAAAAGATTAA
- a CDS encoding Sulfate transport system permease protein CysW, with protein sequence MAEVTQLKRYDAPRINWGKWFLIGTGILVSAFILVVPMVYIFVQAFSKGIMPALQNLADPDMLHAIWLTVMIALISVPVNLVFGILLAWLVTRFDFPGRQLLLTLLDIPFAVSPVVAGLIYLLFYGSNGPLGGWLDEHNLQIMFAWPGMVLVTVFVTCPFVVRELVPVMLSQGSHEDEAAILLGASGWQMFKRVTLPNIRWALLYGVVLTNARAIGEFGAVSVVSGSIRGETLSLPLQIELLEQDYNTVGSFTAAALLTLMAILTLFLKSVVQWRLENQEKRLQQEGNHEH encoded by the coding sequence ATGGCGGAAGTTACTCAATTGAAGCGCTACGATGCCCCCCGCATCAACTGGGGAAAATGGTTTCTGATTGGCACCGGAATACTGGTATCCGCCTTTATTCTCGTGGTGCCGATGGTTTACATCTTCGTGCAGGCGTTCAGCAAGGGGATTATGCCCGCGCTGCAAAACCTGGCCGACCCGGACATGCTGCACGCGATTTGGCTGACGGTGATGATCGCCCTGATTTCCGTGCCGGTGAATCTGGTGTTCGGGATTTTGTTGGCGTGGCTGGTGACGCGCTTTGACTTTCCGGGCCGTCAGCTGTTGCTGACCCTGCTGGATATTCCGTTTGCCGTCTCGCCGGTGGTTGCCGGTCTGATTTATCTGCTGTTTTACGGCTCCAACGGGCCGCTCGGCGGCTGGCTCGACGAGCACAACCTGCAAATTATGTTCGCCTGGCCGGGCATGGTGCTGGTGACGGTATTCGTGACCTGTCCGTTTGTGGTGCGTGAGCTGGTGCCGGTGATGTTGAGCCAGGGCAGCCATGAAGACGAAGCGGCGATCCTGCTGGGCGCATCCGGCTGGCAGATGTTTAAGCGTGTGACGCTGCCGAACATTCGCTGGGCACTGCTGTACGGCGTGGTGCTGACCAACGCCCGCGCGATCGGTGAGTTTGGCGCGGTGTCGGTGGTTTCCGGATCGATTCGCGGCGAAACCCTGTCGCTACCGTTACAGATTGAATTGCTGGAGCAGGACTATAACACCGTCGGTTCCTTTACCGCCGCAGCCCTGCTGACGCTGATGGCTATTTTGACCTTGTTTTTAAAGAGTGTGGTGCAGTGGCGTTTAGAGAATCAGGAAAAACGCCTGCAGCAGGAGGGAAATCATGAGCATTGA
- a CDS encoding sulfate-thiosulfate transporter subunit, whose translation MLAVSSRRVLPGFTLSLGTSLLFVCLILLLPLSALVMQLAQMSWAQYWEVITNPQVVAAYKVTLLSAFVASIFNGVFGLLMAWILTRYRFPGRTLLDALMDLPFALPTAVAGLTLASLFSVNGFYGQWLAQFDIKVTYTWLGIAVAMAFTSIPFVVRTVQPVLEELGPEYEEAAETLGATRIQSFCKVVLPELSPALLAGVALSFTRSLGEFGAVIFIAGNIAWKTEVTSLMIFVRLQEFDYPAASAIASVILAASLLLLFSINTLQSRFGRRVVGH comes from the coding sequence ATGTTAGCCGTCTCCTCCAGACGTGTGCTGCCGGGCTTTACTTTAAGCCTCGGGACCAGCCTGCTGTTCGTCTGTCTGATTTTGTTGTTGCCGTTAAGTGCGCTGGTGATGCAGCTGGCGCAGATGAGCTGGGCGCAGTACTGGGAAGTCATCACCAACCCGCAGGTGGTGGCGGCCTATAAAGTGACGCTGCTTTCGGCGTTTGTGGCATCGATTTTCAACGGCGTATTCGGCCTGCTGATGGCGTGGATCTTAACCCGCTATCGTTTTCCGGGCCGCACGCTGCTCGACGCGCTGATGGATTTACCTTTCGCGCTGCCGACGGCGGTCGCCGGTTTGACTCTGGCGTCGCTGTTTTCGGTGAACGGATTTTACGGCCAGTGGCTGGCGCAGTTCGACATCAAAGTAACGTATACCTGGCTTGGGATCGCGGTGGCGATGGCCTTCACCAGCATCCCGTTTGTGGTGCGTACCGTGCAGCCGGTTCTCGAAGAGCTGGGCCCGGAATACGAAGAGGCCGCCGAAACCCTCGGCGCGACGCGCATTCAGAGCTTCTGCAAAGTGGTATTACCGGAGCTCTCTCCGGCGCTGCTGGCGGGTGTGGCGCTGTCGTTCACCCGCAGTCTCGGGGAGTTTGGCGCGGTCATTTTTATCGCCGGTAACATCGCGTGGAAAACTGAAGTCACCTCGCTGATGATTTTTGTGCGTTTGCAGGAGTTTGACTATCCTGCGGCAAGCGCGATTGCCTCGGTGATCCTCGCCGCGTCACTGCTGCTGCTGTTCTCGATTAACACTCTGCAAAGTCGCTTTGGTCGGCGTGTGGTAGGTCACTGA
- a CDS encoding Sulfate and thiosulfate import ATP-binding protein CysA — MSIEIANIKKSFGRTQVLNDISLDIPSGQMVALLGPSGSGKTTLLRIIAGLEHQTSGHIRFHGTDVSRLHARDRKVGFVFQHYALFRHMTVFDNIAFGLTVLPRRERPNAATIKAKVTKLLEMVQLAHLADRYPAQLSGGQKQRVALARALAVEPQILLLDEPFGALDAQVRKELRRWLRQLHEELKFTSVFVTHDQEEAMEVADRVVVMSQGNIEQVDEPEQLWREPATRFVLEFMGEVNRMQGNIRGGQFHVGAHRWPLGYTPAHQGPVDLFLRPWEVDVSRRTSLDSPLPVQVLEASPKGHYTHLVVQPLGWYTEPLTVVMRDEEAPSRGDRLFVGLQHARIYYGNERIESRESLALAESA; from the coding sequence ATGAGCATTGAGATTGCCAATATTAAGAAGTCTTTTGGTCGCACCCAGGTGCTGAACGATATCTCGCTGGATATCCCTTCCGGACAGATGGTGGCGCTGCTTGGGCCATCCGGCTCCGGAAAAACCACGCTGTTGCGTATTATTGCCGGTCTTGAGCATCAGACCAGCGGGCACATTCGTTTCCACGGAACCGATGTCAGCCGCCTGCATGCCCGCGATCGTAAAGTCGGTTTTGTGTTCCAGCATTACGCCCTGTTCCGCCATATGACGGTGTTCGATAACATCGCCTTTGGCCTGACCGTATTGCCGCGCCGCGAGCGCCCAAATGCCGCGACCATCAAAGCGAAAGTGACCAAACTGCTGGAAATGGTGCAGCTGGCCCATCTCGCTGATCGCTACCCGGCGCAGCTTTCCGGTGGGCAGAAACAGCGTGTGGCGCTCGCCCGTGCCCTGGCGGTTGAGCCGCAAATTCTGCTGCTCGACGAACCTTTTGGTGCGCTGGACGCCCAGGTGCGTAAAGAGCTTAGGCGCTGGCTGCGTCAGCTACATGAAGAGCTGAAATTCACCAGCGTCTTCGTGACCCACGATCAGGAAGAGGCGATGGAAGTCGCCGATCGCGTGGTAGTGATGAGCCAGGGGAATATCGAACAGGTTGATGAGCCTGAACAGCTGTGGCGCGAGCCAGCGACCCGCTTCGTGCTGGAGTTTATGGGCGAAGTTAACCGCATGCAGGGCAATATTCGCGGCGGACAGTTCCATGTCGGTGCGCACCGCTGGCCGCTGGGCTACACGCCTGCCCATCAGGGACCGGTCGATCTGTTCCTGCGTCCGTGGGAAGTGGACGTTAGCCGCCGCACCAGCCTCGATTCCCCGCTGCCGGTACAAGTACTGGAAGCGAGCCCTAAAGGTCACTACACCCATCTGGTGGTACAACCGTTGGGCTGGTATACCGAGCCGTTGACGGTGGTGATGCGTGATGAAGAGGCTCCGTCACGCGGCGATCGCCTGTTTGTCGGCTTGCAGCATGCCCGAATCTATTACGGCAACGAGCGTATCGAGTCGCGCGAGAGTCTTGCTCTGGCGGAGTCGGCCTGA
- a CDS encoding N-acetylmuramoyl-L-alanine amidase, whose product MTLTGIAQAQAKDDSTLKTSNGHSKPKAKKAGAKRVVMLDPGHGGIDTGAIGRNGSKEKHVVLAIAKNVRSILRANGIDARLTRSGDTFIPLYDRVEIAHQHGADLFMSIHADGFTNPSAAGASVFALSNRGASSAMAKYLSDRENRADEVAGKKTTDKDHLLQQVLFDLVQTDTIKNSLTLGSHILKKIKPVHRLHSKGTEQAAFVVLKSPSIPSVLVETSFITNPDEERLLGTTAFRQKIANAIASGVISYFNWFDNQKAHSSRRK is encoded by the coding sequence TTGACGTTAACGGGCATCGCTCAGGCGCAGGCTAAAGACGATAGCACCCTGAAAACCAGTAACGGCCACAGCAAACCGAAAGCCAAAAAAGCGGGTGCTAAACGCGTGGTGATGCTCGATCCGGGCCACGGCGGGATTGACACCGGCGCGATTGGTCGCAACGGCTCGAAAGAGAAACATGTGGTGCTGGCGATTGCCAAAAACGTGCGCTCGATTTTACGCGCCAACGGAATCGACGCGCGCCTGACGCGCAGCGGCGACACCTTTATCCCGCTGTACGATCGCGTGGAAATCGCTCACCAGCACGGCGCAGATCTGTTTATGTCGATCCACGCCGACGGCTTTACCAACCCAAGCGCCGCGGGTGCTTCAGTCTTTGCCCTCTCCAACCGTGGCGCAAGTAGCGCGATGGCAAAATACCTGTCCGATCGTGAAAACCGCGCGGACGAAGTGGCCGGTAAAAAAACCACCGATAAAGACCATCTGCTGCAACAGGTGCTGTTCGATCTGGTTCAGACCGACACCATCAAAAACAGCCTGACGCTCGGCTCGCACATCTTAAAGAAGATTAAGCCGGTGCATCGTTTGCACAGCAAAGGCACAGAACAGGCGGCGTTTGTGGTACTCAAGTCACCGTCGATTCCGTCTGTGCTGGTCGAAACGTCATTCATTACCAACCCGGACGAAGAGCGCCTGCTCGGCACTACGGCATTTCGCCAGAAAATCGCCAATGCCATCGCTTCTGGGGTGATCAGTTACTTCAACTGGTTTGATAATCAAAAAGCGCATTCGTCGAGACGTAAATGA
- a CDS encoding NADP-dependent malic enzyme, with translation MDDQLRQSALDFHQFPVPGKIQVSPTKPLATQRDLALAYSPGVAAPCLEIEKDPLAAYKYTARGNLVAVISNGTAVLGLGNIGALAGKPVMEGKGVLFKKFAGIDVFDIEVDELDPDKFINVVAALEPTFGGINLEDIKAPECFYIEQKLRERMNIPVFHDDQHGTAIISTAAILNGLRVVEKNLSDVRMVVSGAGAAAIACMNLLVALGMQKHNIVVCDSKGVIYKDREPNMAETKAAYAVEDDGKRSLDDVIDGADIFLGCSGPKVLTPEMVKKMARAPMILALANPEPEILPPLAKSVREDAIICTGRSDYPNQVNNVLCFPFIFRGALDVGATAINEEMKLAAVHAIAELAHAEQSEVVASAYGDQDLSFGPDYIIPKPFDPRLIVKIAPAVAKAAMDSGVATRPIEDFDAYVDKLTEFVYKTNLFMKPIFSQARADAKRVVLAEGEEARVLHATQELITLGLAKPILIGRPSVIEMRIQKLGLQIKAGVDFEIVNNESDPRFKEYWSEYYAIMKRRGITQEQAQKAVISNTTVIGAIMVHRGEADALICGTVGDYHEHFSVVQEIFGYRDGVHTAGAMNALLLPSGNTFIADTYVNDDPTPEQLAEITVMAAETVRRFGIEPKVALLSHSNFGSSKSAAACKMRQTLELVRERAPELMIDGEMHGDAALVESIRNERMPDSPLKGSANVLIMPNVEAARISYNLLRVSSSEGVTVGPVLMGVAKPVHVLTPIASVRRIVNMVALAVVEAQTQPL, from the coding sequence ATGGATGATCAGTTAAGACAGAGTGCCCTCGATTTTCATCAATTCCCTGTACCGGGCAAAATCCAGGTTTCCCCCACCAAGCCACTCGCCACGCAGCGCGACCTGGCCCTGGCCTATTCACCGGGCGTCGCCGCGCCGTGCCTTGAGATCGAAAAAGATCCGCTGGCCGCTTACAAATACACCGCGCGTGGCAACCTGGTGGCGGTGATTTCCAACGGTACCGCGGTGCTGGGGCTGGGCAATATCGGCGCGCTGGCCGGTAAACCGGTGATGGAAGGGAAGGGCGTACTGTTCAAGAAATTCGCCGGTATCGACGTGTTTGATATTGAAGTGGATGAGCTGGACCCGGATAAGTTTATCAACGTCGTCGCCGCGCTGGAGCCGACTTTTGGCGGCATTAACCTTGAAGATATCAAAGCGCCGGAATGTTTCTACATTGAGCAGAAACTGCGTGAACGCATGAACATTCCGGTGTTCCACGACGATCAGCACGGGACGGCGATCATCAGTACGGCAGCCATTCTGAACGGCCTGCGCGTGGTCGAGAAAAACCTCTCCGATGTGCGCATGGTGGTGTCCGGTGCGGGTGCGGCGGCGATTGCCTGTATGAATCTGCTGGTGGCGCTGGGCATGCAGAAGCACAATATCGTGGTCTGCGACTCTAAAGGCGTTATCTATAAAGATCGCGAGCCGAACATGGCGGAAACCAAAGCCGCCTACGCGGTGGAGGACGACGGCAAACGCTCGCTGGACGACGTGATCGACGGGGCAGATATCTTCCTCGGCTGTTCTGGCCCGAAAGTGCTGACCCCGGAAATGGTCAAGAAAATGGCGCGTGCGCCAATGATTCTGGCGCTGGCGAACCCAGAACCGGAAATTCTGCCACCGCTGGCAAAATCCGTGCGTGAAGATGCGATTATCTGTACCGGTCGCTCCGACTATCCGAACCAGGTCAACAACGTGCTGTGCTTCCCGTTCATCTTCCGCGGTGCGCTTGACGTGGGCGCGACAGCGATCAACGAAGAGATGAAACTGGCGGCGGTCCATGCCATTGCCGAGCTGGCCCATGCGGAGCAGAGCGAAGTGGTGGCCTCGGCGTATGGCGATCAGGATCTGAGCTTTGGCCCGGATTACATCATTCCAAAACCGTTCGACCCGCGTTTGATCGTCAAAATCGCGCCAGCCGTGGCGAAAGCGGCGATGGATTCCGGCGTGGCGACGCGCCCGATTGAAGACTTTGATGCTTACGTCGATAAGCTGACCGAGTTTGTCTACAAAACCAACCTGTTCATGAAGCCGATTTTCTCCCAGGCACGCGCCGACGCGAAACGCGTGGTGCTGGCCGAAGGCGAAGAGGCGCGCGTATTGCATGCGACGCAGGAGTTGATCACCTTAGGTCTGGCGAAGCCGATCCTGATTGGTCGCCCGAGCGTGATCGAGATGCGCATCCAGAAACTCGGCCTGCAAATCAAGGCGGGCGTCGATTTTGAAATCGTGAACAACGAATCCGATCCACGCTTCAAAGAGTACTGGAGCGAGTACTACGCGATCATGAAACGCCGTGGGATAACCCAGGAGCAGGCGCAGAAAGCAGTGATCAGTAACACCACGGTGATCGGCGCGATCATGGTCCATCGCGGTGAAGCGGATGCGCTGATCTGCGGGACGGTGGGTGACTATCATGAGCACTTCAGCGTGGTGCAGGAGATCTTTGGCTATCGTGACGGCGTGCATACGGCGGGGGCGATGAACGCGCTGCTGCTGCCAAGCGGCAACACCTTTATCGCCGATACCTACGTTAACGACGATCCGACGCCGGAACAGCTGGCGGAAATCACCGTGATGGCGGCGGAAACGGTGCGTCGTTTCGGTATCGAACCGAAGGTGGCGCTGCTGTCGCACTCGAACTTTGGCTCGTCCAAATCAGCGGCGGCCTGCAAAATGCGCCAGACGCTGGAGCTGGTGCGTGAACGTGCGCCAGAGCTAATGATTGACGGTGAGATGCACGGCGACGCGGCGCTGGTGGAGAGTATCCGCAACGAGCGGATGCCGGACAGCCCGCTGAAAGGCTCAGCGAACGTGCTGATTATGCCGAACGTGGAAGCGGCGCGTATCAGCTATAACCTGCTGCGCGTGTCGAGTTCGGAAGGGGTGACCGTCGGGCCGGTGCTGATGGGTGTGGCGAAACCGGTGCATGTATTAACGCCGATTGCGTCCGTGCGTCGTATCGTCAACATGGTTGCATTAGCGGTGGTTGAGGCGCAGACGCAGCCGTTGTAA
- a CDS encoding Sulfate and thiosulfate binding protein CysP: MAVTVLKKGYLALAASVLLVAQAQATELLNSSYDVSRELFAALNPPFEQQWAKDNNGDKLTIKQSHAGSSKQALAILQGLKADVVTYNQITDVQILHDKGNLIPADWQSRLPNNSSPFYSTMAFLVRKGNPKNIHDWNDLVRSDVKLIFPNPKTSGNARYTYLAAWGAADKADGGDKAKTEQFMTQFLRNVEVFDTGGRGATTTFVERGLGDVLISFESEVNNIRKQYEAQGFEVVVPKVNIFAEFPVAWVDKNVKSNGTEKAAKAYLNYLYSPQAQTIITDYYYRVANPDVMDKLKDKFPQTELFRVEDQFGSWPEVMKTHFTTGGELDKLLATGRK, encoded by the coding sequence ATGGCCGTTACTGTACTGAAAAAAGGATATCTGGCGCTGGCAGCTTCCGTGCTGCTGGTTGCACAGGCGCAGGCGACTGAGCTGCTCAACAGTTCCTATGATGTTTCCCGCGAACTGTTTGCCGCCCTGAACCCGCCGTTTGAACAGCAGTGGGCGAAAGATAATAACGGCGACAAGCTGACCATCAAGCAATCTCACGCGGGCTCTTCCAAGCAGGCGCTGGCGATTTTGCAGGGTCTGAAAGCCGATGTGGTGACCTACAACCAGATTACCGACGTGCAGATCCTGCATGACAAAGGCAACCTGATCCCGGCGGACTGGCAGAGCCGTCTGCCGAACAACAGCTCGCCGTTCTACTCCACCATGGCGTTCCTGGTGCGTAAGGGCAACCCGAAGAACATCCACGACTGGAACGATCTGGTGCGTTCAGACGTGAAGCTGATCTTCCCGAATCCAAAAACCTCCGGTAACGCGCGTTATACCTATCTCGCGGCCTGGGGTGCAGCCGATAAAGCCGACGGCGGCGATAAAGCCAAAACCGAACAGTTCATGACCCAGTTCCTGAGAAACGTCGAAGTGTTCGATACCGGCGGTCGCGGGGCGACCACCACCTTCGTGGAGCGCGGTCTGGGCGATGTGCTGATAAGCTTCGAATCGGAAGTGAACAACATCCGTAAACAGTATGAAGCGCAGGGCTTCGAAGTGGTGGTGCCGAAGGTCAATATCTTTGCGGAATTCCCGGTGGCGTGGGTGGATAAAAACGTCAAATCCAACGGCACCGAGAAAGCGGCGAAAGCGTACCTGAACTATCTCTACAGCCCACAGGCGCAGACCATCATCACCGATTACTACTATCGCGTGGCGAATCCGGACGTGATGGACAAGCTGAAAGACAAATTCCCGCAGACCGAGCTGTTCCGCGTGGAAGACCAGTTTGGCTCCTGGCCTGAAGTGATGAAAACCCACTTCACCACCGGCGGTGAGCTGGACAAACTGCTGGCGACGGGGCGTAAGTAA
- a CDS encoding putative dye-decolorizing peroxidase (DyP), encapsulated subgroup → MSQVQSGILPEHCRAAIWIEANVKGDVDALRAASKVFIDKLATFEAKFPDAHLGAVVAFGNNVWRQLSGGEGATELKDFIPYGKGLAPATQYDVLIHILSLRHDVNFSVAQAAIEAFGDSIEVQEEVHGFRWVEERDLSGFVDGTENPAGEETRRDVAVIKDGVDAGGSYVFVQRWEHNLKQLNRMSVHDQEMMIGRTKEANEEIDGDDRPVTSHLTRVDLKEDGKGLKIVRQSLPYGTASGTHGLYFCAYCARLYNIEQQLLSMFGDTDGKRDAMLRFTKPVTGGYYFAPSVERLMAL, encoded by the coding sequence ATGTCTCAGGTTCAGAGTGGCATTTTGCCAGAACATTGCCGCGCGGCGATTTGGATTGAAGCCAATGTGAAAGGGGATGTGGATGCCCTGCGTGCGGCCAGTAAAGTATTTATCGATAAACTGGCGACCTTCGAGGCCAAATTCCCGGATGCGCATCTTGGCGCGGTGGTGGCTTTTGGCAATAACGTCTGGCGTCAGCTGAGCGGTGGCGAAGGCGCAACCGAGCTGAAAGACTTTATCCCTTACGGTAAAGGCCTGGCCCCGGCGACTCAGTACGACGTGCTGATCCATATCCTCTCTCTGCGTCATGACGTGAATTTCTCGGTTGCTCAGGCGGCAATTGAAGCCTTTGGCGACAGCATTGAAGTGCAGGAAGAAGTTCACGGTTTCCGCTGGGTGGAAGAACGTGACCTGAGCGGCTTCGTCGACGGTACCGAGAACCCGGCAGGCGAAGAAACCCGTCGCGATGTGGCTGTTATCAAAGATGGCGTGGACGCGGGCGGCAGCTACGTGTTTGTGCAGCGCTGGGAGCACAACCTCAAGCAGCTGAACCGCATGAGCGTGCACGATCAGGAGATGATGATCGGTCGTACCAAAGAAGCCAACGAAGAGATCGACGGCGACGATCGCCCAGTGACCTCTCACCTGACCCGCGTGGATCTGAAAGAAGACGGCAAAGGTCTGAAGATTGTCCGCCAGAGCCTGCCGTACGGCACGGCGAGCGGCACCCACGGCCTGTACTTCTGCGCCTACTGTGCGCGTCTGTACAACATCGAACAGCAGCTGCTGAGCATGTTCGGTGACACCGACGGTAAACGCGACGCCATGCTGCGCTTCACCAAACCGGTGACCGGCGGCTACTACTTCGCGCCGTCCGTTGAGCGTCTAATGGCTCTGTAA